One Fusobacterium ulcerans DNA segment encodes these proteins:
- a CDS encoding diol dehydratase small subunit, which yields MDQQLLEKMIREVMLSMAKGESSNSNTTTASSYGKADYPLSKKKADTVKSATGKRLDEFTIENVMSGQVGAADCRIAPETLEMQAQIAESVNRDSFARNLRRASELIAVPDARILEIYNSLRPYRSTKAELIAIAEELENKYKAVVNAQFIREAAELYEKRDRLRKD from the coding sequence TTGGACCAACAATTACTTGAAAAAATGATAAGAGAAGTTATGCTTTCAATGGCAAAAGGAGAGAGCAGTAATTCAAATACAACAACAGCATCAAGTTATGGAAAAGCTGATTATCCATTGAGTAAAAAGAAAGCTGATACAGTAAAATCAGCAACTGGAAAAAGATTAGATGAATTTACTATAGAGAATGTAATGAGTGGACAAGTAGGAGCTGCTGACTGTAGAATTGCTCCAGAAACTCTTGAAATGCAGGCTCAAATAGCTGAAAGCGTAAATAGAGATTCATTTGCAAGAAATCTAAGAAGAGCATCAGAGCTTATAGCAGTGCCAGATGCAAGAATACTTGAAATATACAACAGTCTTAGACCATATAGATCAACAAAAGCTGAGCTTATAGCAATAGCAGAAGAATTAGAAAACAAATATAAAGCTGTTGTAAATGCACAGTTCATCAGAGAAGCAGCAGAATTATATGAAAAAAGAGACAGATTGAGAAAAGATTAA
- a CDS encoding propanediol/glycerol family dehydratase medium subunit translates to MQLNENEIRGIIEEVIKRYAGEGAVAPVSKPAVEVNRSGNLELVEIGEAKKGVKSDEVIIALAPAFGKFQTETITHIPHEDVLKEIMAGIEEEGLTPRVIRVLRTSDVSILANDGAKLSGSGIGIGIQSKGTTVIHQKDLFPLTNLELFPQAPLLEREHYRMIGKNAAKYAKGESPKPVPQMNDQMARPKYQAIAALLHIKETEHVVKDAKPVELKAVFK, encoded by the coding sequence ATGCAACTGAATGAAAATGAAATCAGAGGAATAATTGAAGAAGTTATAAAAAGATATGCTGGAGAAGGAGCAGTAGCTCCAGTATCAAAACCAGCTGTTGAAGTAAATAGATCAGGAAATCTTGAACTTGTAGAAATAGGAGAGGCTAAAAAGGGAGTTAAAAGTGATGAAGTTATAATAGCTTTAGCACCAGCATTTGGAAAATTCCAAACTGAAACAATAACTCATATTCCTCACGAAGATGTACTGAAGGAAATAATGGCAGGGATAGAAGAGGAAGGGCTTACACCTAGAGTTATCAGAGTATTAAGAACTTCAGATGTATCTATACTTGCAAATGATGGAGCAAAACTTAGTGGATCAGGGATTGGTATAGGGATTCAGTCTAAAGGGACAACAGTTATTCATCAAAAAGATCTTTTTCCTTTAACAAATCTTGAATTATTTCCACAAGCTCCATTGTTAGAAAGAGAGCATTACAGAATGATAGGAAAAAATGCTGCTAAATATGCTAAAGGTGAGTCACCAAAGCCAGTTCCTCAAATGAATGACCAGATGGCAAGACCTAAGTATCAAGCTATTGCAGCATTACTGCATATAAAAGAAACTGAACATGTAGTAAAGGATGCTAAACCTGTGGAGTTAAAAGCTGTTTTTAAATAA
- a CDS encoding propanediol/glycerol family dehydratase large subunit, with amino-acid sequence MRSKRFEILGARPVNKDGYVKEWPEVGLIAMNSPLDPKPSVKVENGKIVELDGKKRENFDLLDYFIADYGIIAENAEKVMAMDSTEIARKLVDINVSRDEILKITLSLTPAKVAEVMGKMTVLEMMMAVNKMRARKTPSNQCHVTNIKDNPVQIAADAAEGSLRGFSEEETTVAVARYAPFNAISLLVGSQVGRPGILTQCSVEEATELLLGMRGLTAYAETVSVYGTEPVFIDGDDTPWSKTFLASAYASRGLKMRYTSGSGSEVLMGYAEGCSMLYLEARCLFITKGAGVQGIQNGSVSCVGVPGAVPGGVREILAENLVAMMLDLECASSNDQTFTHSDLRRVARSLMQMIPGTDFICSGYSSTPNYDNMFAGSNWDAEDYDDWNIIQRDLRIDAGLKPVREEDVIKVRNKAAKAIQAVFEALGLPEITDEEVEAATYAHGSKDMPERDMVADIKAASEMMERGITGIDVVKALKSKGFDDVASDLLKLMKLRVAGDHLHTSAILDKDFNVISAVNDKNDYSGPGTGYQISPERWTELSNIGNAVDASKIK; translated from the coding sequence ATGAGATCAAAGCGTTTTGAAATATTAGGAGCAAGACCTGTAAATAAAGATGGATATGTAAAAGAATGGCCTGAAGTAGGGTTAATAGCAATGAACTCTCCTTTAGATCCAAAACCAAGTGTGAAAGTAGAAAATGGGAAAATAGTTGAACTTGATGGAAAGAAAAGAGAAAACTTTGACCTTTTGGACTATTTTATTGCTGATTATGGAATTATAGCAGAAAATGCTGAAAAAGTAATGGCCATGGATTCTACAGAGATAGCAAGAAAATTAGTTGATATAAATGTATCAAGAGATGAAATATTGAAAATAACTCTTTCTCTTACTCCAGCAAAAGTAGCTGAAGTAATGGGGAAAATGACAGTGTTGGAAATGATGATGGCAGTTAACAAAATGAGAGCAAGAAAAACTCCATCAAACCAATGTCATGTTACAAATATCAAAGATAATCCTGTACAGATTGCAGCAGATGCAGCAGAGGGATCATTAAGAGGATTCTCAGAAGAAGAAACAACTGTAGCAGTAGCAAGATATGCACCTTTTAATGCAATATCACTATTAGTTGGATCACAAGTAGGAAGACCGGGAATACTTACTCAATGTTCTGTAGAGGAAGCTACTGAGCTTTTATTAGGAATGAGAGGGCTTACAGCTTATGCAGAAACAGTTTCAGTTTATGGAACAGAACCTGTATTCATAGATGGAGATGACACTCCTTGGTCAAAAACTTTCCTAGCATCAGCATATGCATCAAGAGGATTAAAAATGAGATACACATCAGGAAGCGGATCAGAAGTTCTTATGGGATATGCAGAAGGATGCTCAATGTTGTATCTTGAAGCTCGTTGCCTGTTTATAACTAAAGGAGCAGGGGTGCAGGGAATACAAAATGGATCAGTAAGTTGTGTAGGAGTACCTGGAGCAGTACCTGGTGGAGTAAGAGAAATCTTAGCAGAAAACTTAGTTGCTATGATGCTTGACCTTGAATGTGCTTCAAGTAACGATCAGACTTTCACTCACTCTGATTTAAGAAGAGTAGCAAGATCATTGATGCAGATGATACCAGGAACTGACTTTATCTGTTCAGGATACAGTTCAACTCCTAACTATGACAATATGTTTGCTGGATCAAACTGGGATGCAGAGGACTATGATGACTGGAATATAATCCAAAGAGATTTAAGAATAGATGCAGGATTGAAACCTGTAAGAGAAGAAGATGTAATTAAGGTTAGAAATAAAGCAGCAAAAGCTATTCAAGCAGTATTTGAGGCTTTAGGACTTCCAGAAATTACAGATGAAGAAGTAGAAGCAGCTACTTATGCTCACGGAAGTAAAGATATGCCTGAAAGAGATATGGTTGCAGATATCAAAGCAGCAAGTGAAATGATGGAAAGAGGAATTACTGGAATAGATGTAGTAAAAGCTCTTAAGTCAAAAGGATTTGATGATGTTGCTTCAGATCTATTGAAATTAATGAAATTGAGAGTTGCAGGAGATCACTTACACACATCAGCAATTTTAGATAAAGATTTTAATGTAATCAGTGCTGTAAATGACAAAAATGATTATAGTGGACCAGGAACAGGATATCAAATCTCTCCTGAAAGATGGACTGAACTTTCAAATATCGGAAATGCAGTAGATGCATCAAAAATCAAATAG
- the pduB gene encoding propanediol utilization microcompartment protein PduB: MQENLVEKMMAEVMEKLKEKNNNSGCVPSKKECRLTEFVGVTTHGDGIGLVIANVDPALHEAMGIDKKYRSIGIIGARTGAGPFIMAADEAVKATNTEVISIELPRDTKGGAGHGSLILFGAEDVSDAKRAVEVAINAVTEKFGDVYGNDAGHIELQYTARASHACNKAFGAPLGKSFGIIVGAPAAIGVVTADTALKAANVEVLSYSSPAKGTSFSNEVILTICGDSGAVRQAILAAKEVGVKLLEALGGPAPSAATPYI; the protein is encoded by the coding sequence ATGCAAGAAAATTTAGTAGAAAAAATGATGGCAGAAGTAATGGAAAAACTGAAAGAAAAAAATAATAATTCAGGATGTGTTCCATCTAAAAAAGAATGTCGTTTAACAGAGTTTGTAGGAGTTACTACACATGGGGATGGAATTGGATTGGTAATAGCAAATGTTGATCCAGCTCTTCATGAGGCAATGGGAATAGATAAAAAATATCGTTCTATTGGAATAATAGGAGCTAGAACTGGTGCAGGGCCTTTCATAATGGCAGCTGACGAAGCAGTAAAAGCTACTAATACTGAAGTTATCTCAATAGAACTTCCTAGAGATACCAAAGGTGGAGCAGGGCATGGATCATTAATACTTTTTGGAGCTGAAGATGTATCAGATGCAAAAAGAGCAGTGGAAGTGGCAATAAATGCTGTAACTGAAAAGTTTGGAGATGTCTATGGAAATGATGCTGGACATATAGAACTTCAATATACAGCGAGAGCATCTCATGCTTGTAATAAAGCTTTTGGAGCACCTTTAGGAAAATCATTTGGAATAATAGTTGGAGCTCCAGCAGCAATTGGAGTAGTAACAGCAGATACTGCTTTAAAAGCTGCAAACGTTGAAGTATTATCATACTCTTCTCCAGCAAAAGGAACTAGCTTCTCAAATGAAGTTATACTAACTATCTGTGGAGATTCTGGAGCTGTAAGACAAGCTATATTAGCTGCAAAAGAAGTTGGAGTAAAACTTCTTGAAGCTTTGGGAGGACCTGCTCCTTCAGCAGCAACTCCATATATCTAG
- a CDS encoding iron-containing alcohol dehydrogenase family protein has translation MEIFQATTEIFAGIGVGEVLKNLQSRKIIFITDSMMRKVGLAEKIENILKSMNIQYEIFDGVEVDPSLESIRKALDMVIDFSPEMIIALGGGSTLDSAKAAAYFMKNTGKEIPVLAVPTTCGTGSEVTSYAVITDRENNVKIPIKDDGMIPKIAVLDPEFTKTLPKVVVADGGIDALTHAIESYTCKSANLYTQIYAMAAIRGIFKNLLRMYSNIEDREARTEMGKASCIAGFAFEKSGLGINHSLAHAIGGKFHKSHGRSNGTILPFIIRFNSSDEETTRRYYEIAKEMEFPCSTVAEGAESLAVAVEVLNKTLGIPSCVREMGVDEKQYMELIPEMAESALKDICTSGNIKKVSLEDMKILLKKVF, from the coding sequence ATGGAAATTTTTCAGGCAACCACTGAAATATTTGCCGGAATAGGGGTTGGAGAAGTTTTAAAAAATTTACAGTCTAGAAAGATTATTTTTATAACTGACTCAATGATGAGAAAAGTTGGTTTAGCAGAGAAAATAGAAAATATTTTAAAAAGTATGAATATTCAATATGAAATCTTTGATGGAGTAGAAGTAGATCCTTCACTGGAATCTATAAGAAAAGCATTGGATATGGTAATAGATTTTTCTCCTGAAATGATAATAGCATTAGGAGGAGGCTCTACACTGGATTCAGCAAAAGCAGCAGCATATTTTATGAAAAATACTGGGAAGGAAATACCTGTTTTAGCTGTACCAACAACTTGCGGTACTGGTTCAGAAGTAACTTCTTATGCAGTTATTACAGACAGAGAAAATAATGTAAAAATACCTATTAAAGATGATGGAATGATACCTAAAATAGCAGTGCTTGATCCAGAATTTACCAAGACGCTTCCTAAAGTAGTAGTTGCAGATGGAGGAATAGATGCACTTACTCATGCAATAGAGTCATATACTTGTAAAAGTGCAAATCTTTATACTCAAATATATGCAATGGCAGCAATAAGGGGGATATTTAAAAATCTTCTAAGAATGTACAGCAATATAGAGGATAGAGAAGCGAGAACAGAGATGGGAAAAGCTTCGTGTATAGCAGGATTTGCTTTTGAAAAATCAGGACTTGGGATAAATCACAGTCTGGCACACGCTATTGGAGGAAAATTCCATAAGTCTCACGGAAGATCAAATGGAACTATACTGCCATTTATAATAAGATTTAATTCTTCTGATGAAGAGACAACTAGAAGATATTATGAAATTGCAAAAGAAATGGAATTTCCATGCAGTACAGTAGCAGAAGGAGCAGAGAGTTTAGCAGTAGCAGTGGAAGTACTTAATAAAACTCTGGGAATACCCAGCTGTGTGAGAGAAATGGGAGTAGATGAAAAACAATATATGGAGCTTATACCAGAAATGGCAGAGTCAGCTTTAAAAGATATATGTACAAGTGGAAATATAAAAAAAGTCAGTTTAGAAGATATGAAAATTCTTCTAAAAAAAGTTTTTTAA
- a CDS encoding hybrid sensor histidine kinase/response regulator: MRIHKKIAVSNTITFIIFLIIIFFLMREYIDLSSIKNTSILKIAVSIFIFFLFSNFISKFTLLNIYNTLEKFDKTITMVNEKFIVDLKNEFMNMEDCFYKVFSSVKTDIMDILVKEGEIKREKEKAEALSEELRLLNKNLESIVATRTKELIISKEIAESANRAKNEFLAKISHEMRTPLTPIIGYSRLLLKEFPDSPLKDKLDIIHTSGVKLLNFTNELLDFSKIEAGKVDLNYESFNIKELFQDIYHEHSTLASSKNIKFKIEFSANEVIIYSDKMKIYEIAKNLIHNAIKYTEKGFVLCEVDIKDSYLSFNVYDSGIGISKTNINYIFESFGQINKQSSGAGLGLSITKKLVEILNGTIEVESKVLIGTTFKVKIPIEIFHRKNENFSAILTKILNSNNQNIKSIILKSILKFPIRLKNLKSAYKKQDVEKIREINHLILGTYGNLNLTLIYDISKNISNELKKEHINFDSILSHIEELERMTHTLDYSDLFNVYLNFKNKKIKLLIAEDVEENRDFLKAILESPLIEVICVENGLLALKEIHNQKFDIVFLDIQMPVMDGVQAISHIKSKAELKDIPVIALTAQAIIGDKEKYLPYGFDGYITKPINESVLFSYLEYFTFSGKKGDNND; encoded by the coding sequence ATGAGAATTCATAAAAAAATAGCAGTTTCAAACACTATTACTTTTATTATATTTTTAATAATAATATTCTTTCTAATGAGGGAATATATTGACCTTTCTAGCATAAAAAATACTTCTATACTAAAAATAGCTGTATCTATTTTTATCTTTTTTCTATTCTCAAACTTTATAAGTAAATTTACACTTTTAAATATATATAATACATTAGAAAAATTTGATAAAACTATAACAATGGTTAACGAAAAATTTATAGTTGATTTAAAAAACGAATTTATGAACATGGAAGATTGTTTTTATAAAGTATTTTCATCAGTTAAGACAGATATTATGGATATTCTTGTAAAAGAAGGAGAGATAAAAAGAGAGAAGGAAAAAGCTGAAGCTCTCAGTGAAGAACTGAGATTATTAAATAAAAATCTAGAAAGCATTGTAGCAACAAGAACAAAGGAGCTGATTATTTCAAAAGAAATTGCTGAGTCAGCAAACAGAGCTAAAAATGAGTTCCTAGCTAAAATAAGTCATGAGATGCGGACACCTTTAACTCCAATAATTGGTTATTCTCGTCTATTACTTAAAGAATTTCCTGATTCACCCCTTAAAGATAAACTTGATATAATACACACTTCTGGAGTAAAGCTTTTAAACTTCACTAATGAACTTTTAGATTTTTCTAAAATAGAAGCTGGAAAAGTAGATTTAAATTATGAATCTTTCAATATAAAAGAACTATTTCAAGATATCTATCATGAGCATAGCACCCTTGCATCAAGCAAGAATATCAAATTTAAAATAGAGTTTTCTGCCAATGAAGTAATAATCTACTCAGATAAAATGAAAATATACGAAATAGCTAAAAATCTTATTCATAATGCTATCAAATACACTGAAAAAGGTTTTGTTTTATGTGAAGTTGATATAAAAGATTCTTATCTGTCTTTCAATGTATATGACAGTGGAATAGGAATTTCTAAAACTAATATAAACTATATTTTTGAAAGTTTTGGCCAGATAAATAAACAGTCTTCTGGGGCAGGGTTGGGACTCAGTATTACAAAAAAACTTGTGGAGATACTCAATGGTACTATTGAAGTGGAAAGTAAAGTTTTAATAGGTACAACTTTTAAAGTGAAAATCCCTATTGAAATTTTTCATAGAAAAAATGAGAATTTCTCTGCTATCCTTACAAAAATTTTAAATTCTAATAACCAAAATATAAAATCTATAATATTAAAAAGCATCTTAAAGTTTCCTATCAGACTTAAAAATTTAAAGTCTGCCTATAAAAAACAGGATGTGGAAAAAATAAGAGAGATCAATCACCTTATACTAGGAACATATGGCAATCTCAATCTTACTCTTATTTATGACATATCAAAGAATATTTCTAATGAACTAAAGAAAGAACATATCAATTTTGACAGTATACTTTCCCACATTGAAGAGCTTGAAAGAATGACGCACACTTTGGACTACAGCGATCTTTTCAATGTATATTTAAATTTTAAGAATAAAAAAATTAAACTTCTTATTGCAGAAGATGTTGAAGAAAACAGAGACTTCTTAAAAGCTATACTTGAATCACCTTTGATAGAGGTTATCTGTGTAGAAAATGGTCTTCTAGCTTTAAAAGAGATACATAACCAAAAATTTGATATTGTATTTCTTGATATACAGATGCCTGTAATGGATGGAGTTCAGGCTATATCCCATATAAAATCAAAAGCTGAATTAAAGGATATTCCAGTAATAGCTCTTACTGCTCAAGCTATAATCGGAGATAAAGAAAAATATCTTCCCTATGGTTTTGATGGTTATATTACGAAACCTATTAATGAATCTGTTTTATTCAGTTATTTAGAATATTTTACATTTAGTGGAAAAAAAGGTGATAATAATGATTAA
- a CDS encoding response regulator transcription factor produces the protein MINLLIIEDSEETRDFLKVILSEEANINILEASSVAEGLKIVKRDIPNIILLDLSLPDGSGSSICKEVRGNSEFYGSPFILALTADTSQESVNTNLELGCDDYIKKPFDPKELLIRIKKFTSRIPKDKEFLQYENIKIFLNNKVVTYNNENIVLSKNEFELLSYFILNRGLLLTRVTILDNVWNENFDISDKAVDQCLKRLRKKLPILNEVLISKRGFGYILK, from the coding sequence ATGATTAACTTATTAATTATTGAAGATTCTGAGGAGACAAGAGACTTTCTGAAAGTTATTCTTTCTGAGGAGGCAAATATCAATATTTTAGAAGCTTCATCAGTTGCAGAGGGATTAAAAATAGTTAAAAGGGATATTCCCAATATTATTCTTTTAGATTTATCATTACCAGATGGAAGTGGAAGTTCCATTTGTAAAGAAGTAAGAGGAAATTCTGAATTTTATGGTTCTCCATTTATTCTTGCACTTACTGCTGATACTTCTCAGGAAAGTGTAAATACAAATCTGGAATTAGGCTGTGATGATTATATCAAGAAACCTTTTGATCCTAAGGAACTTCTTATAAGAATAAAAAAATTTACCAGCAGAATACCAAAGGACAAAGAATTTTTACAATATGAAAATATAAAAATATTTCTAAATAATAAAGTTGTCACTTATAATAACGAAAATATAGTACTTTCAAAAAATGAATTTGAACTGCTCTCATATTTTATTCTAAATAGAGGACTTTTGCTCACAAGAGTAACCATTCTGGATAATGTATGGAATGAAAATTTTGATATTAGTGATAAAGCTGTAGATCAGTGTTTAAAAAGATTAAGAAAAAAACTTCCTATTTTAAATGAAGTTTTAATTTCAAAAAGAGGTTTTGGCTATATATTAAAATAA
- a CDS encoding PocR ligand-binding domain-containing protein, translating into MNNSEKNSKFPEFLDIEFFQILQDRLAEEFGIGSVITDINGLPLTTPSNFSDFCIKHTRGTEIGMKKCMLCDAYGGLKAKSLKKPIVYRCHAGLIDFASPIIMGDTLVGCFLCGQVLSEKPDEDKFRKIAHEIGIDEDIYIEALRKVKILPYEKIEYIADFVYEISSRISNFTSHQNTGMSASECCRKSMEEFDNFLDRVKNKNLSLEKNIVKNGFQFNYILNKIHDTLFKKFSIDEEKLYQIEENMNTFSNETFKMTEKIKDTGKNFSSFDINELK; encoded by the coding sequence ATGAATAATTCAGAAAAAAATAGTAAATTTCCAGAATTTTTAGATATTGAGTTTTTTCAAATACTTCAGGACAGATTGGCAGAAGAGTTTGGAATTGGAAGCGTCATAACAGATATAAATGGACTCCCCTTAACTACACCAAGCAATTTTTCCGATTTTTGTATTAAACATACTAGAGGAACAGAAATTGGAATGAAGAAATGCATGCTTTGTGATGCTTATGGGGGATTAAAAGCGAAATCTCTAAAAAAGCCCATTGTTTATAGATGTCATGCAGGATTGATAGATTTTGCCAGCCCTATTATAATGGGAGATACTTTAGTTGGCTGTTTTCTTTGTGGACAGGTTCTTTCTGAGAAACCAGATGAAGATAAATTTAGAAAAATAGCTCATGAAATAGGAATTGATGAAGATATATATATTGAAGCTTTGAGAAAAGTAAAAATACTCCCTTATGAAAAAATAGAGTATATAGCTGATTTTGTCTATGAAATCTCTTCAAGAATATCTAATTTTACCTCTCACCAGAATACTGGAATGTCTGCCAGTGAATGTTGCAGAAAAAGTATGGAAGAATTTGATAATTTTTTAGACAGAGTAAAAAACAAAAATCTTTCTTTAGAAAAAAATATAGTTAAAAATGGATTTCAATTTAATTATATTTTAAATAAAATACATGATACCTTATTTAAAAAGTTTTCCATTGATGAGGAAAAACTTTATCAAATTGAAGAAAATATGAATACTTTTTCAAATGAAACATTTAAAATGACAGAAAAAATAAAAGACACAGGTAAAAATTTCAGTTCTTTTGATATAAATGAATTAAAATAA